The DNA sequence tccgtctttccgtctattcctgcttcctcctcctcctttgctTATATATTGCGAAAATAAGGTGCAGGTTATGGGCAGtatgtaggtaaacttcaaagacagGGGATTAATTATGAAATTGCAGTGAATTATGCATGGAAGCAATTCGAAGCTTTATGAATGCGTTTTGGGAACAAAGAATTTATACAGTTGCCCTGGGAGGACTGCGAACACAACCGATATAATATCTCGCGGAAtatgaatggggggggggggaggggggcagggagTGAGGGAGGACACCATGGTAAATGTTTTGGCGAAGTAACGCGTGCGTTGATGAATTAAAGCGTAATAACGAACACTACAAGATAGCGTAAAGTCACAAGCATAAAGGCTAGGGATCCCATGCACGACCTTTCTTTTCCATGGTGGCGGAGCGATCGCAGTGCCATTCCCTCCGGTAATTTATGTAGAAGACTATGCTCCATGATCCCTCATGTGGAAGAAAGTTAAATGCCTTATATATGTACATTTGCTATACCAGGTTCAGACCCAGGACTGCAGCAGTGGCCTAGCGGTTGAGCGTCTGCCTCCTATTCGAGTGGCactgggctcgaatctcggtccCGAAATTCGGCGGTTTTTTCTGATGGGTAGAGATGTGAGCCGGCCTATAGTTCTCGTCTACTTGCGGGGGTTCGCATCTCGAAAGAAGGCGCTGTAGAGATTTCTAGGCGTGGTCTCTGGGTGGTCCTTGTCCGAGCACAGACGCCGTTCTGGTGGAGCCTCCACCGCAATTGTTGGAGGCAGACGAGTACTGCCGCCGGACACATACTTACCGGTGGGATGGGTACAACCAGCAGTGAGCGACGCTGGACTAGTTGGTTTGCTGCATTCTCTCGAAGAGGGAAACAGCTCGGCAAGACGAGGACTGACAGAAAGTAGACGACACGGGTACAAGCGCGCTCGCGGTCAAGCAAGGAGCGTTTCTCTCCAACCCGAGGGCGTCCCCACATAACAGGCGCATTGTGGAACGCCGCATGAGAAACTACTGCCATCCAGATCCCTCACCCCCCTTTTTCTTTCGTGGTTTTGTTGGCCCCGCAGGGTTAGACTGGATTTGCATGGTGATGGCTACTTTCTCAGAGCAATTCACCCCCAAAGAAACCCACGTGCTGGGCAAGGGTACGCCATGTGTCCATTCGTATGACCGGTGGGCCACCGGTGGGCCACCGGTGGCAGCTTAGTTTTGATTCTACAGCCCTCTGCAGCCAATGCAGGCACTCTTCTACAAGGCTAAGACTGCGGTCCCTGCACCGCGGACAACAAAGCACGACGCCGCGACAATGTAGACCCGCGGTTACCCGCACAGTCACTCATGTTAGTCAGTGTGTTTTAGCCACGTCAGTCAGTGTGATGTCACTGATTTCAAAGCATTATCTCGTGTTTGTGCCGTTTTACCCGAGGAAATGTTCCTATGTTGAACGTTCGATTATAACTTAGAATGCAACGTAATCCTTCTTTACGTACAAGCATTTAGCCAGACAAGATGAACTGCCAAAAGGTTGTGACGCCACAGGAAGTTGGTGCGGGAACTCCGTTCGTCATTTACACAAAATTTCTGGCTTACGAAACCTCAGATCGCGGTAACAGTGAGGTTCACTAAGTAAATTCAGTGAGTAAATTCTGCTTCGGCAATAGAAAAAtaaagcagagaaaaaaaaagcccctCATCGTGGAAGCTtcataagccagaaaagacgcaaccAAGGAGTTTTACCAAAAAATCATTAGCCATaccactctgtgaaagtggatggccagcgaagctgttttgcacacgacacagaggtgacacagaattatGAACAACGCTACGAACTGATCTACCGTGATTATTATATACATTCGCCTGGACGGCGGTACCGCGGCCCGGAGGAGCCGGAGGAAATAGACACACGTGACGTTTCGGctggaccgccaccacgggagagcggaaagaAGGTAGATaagcaagcgcttggaacgccgacaaagagagggcatTGCGAATGTAGACAtagccgacgcgggtcaaagtgtagtatctgttcttatcagcttaatatctgatacgggttgtatttcgATGCAAGATATTAAGCTtacttttgcaagttggcggagttcttccgcctgcttcacctccgccgcgggtcggccctgcattgcactatctccaggatcggcacATGGTTTTTGCACACGCAGAACAAAAAAGCACGGAActctagccataaacagctttgctgtaaaaattttTGAAGTAGCAGCCCCCGAAGTTCCTTACCAGCACAGGTGAAGCCAGCTGAAATACGCTCATAGCTATTTCATTTTGCTCACGTATTGTAAACGTTAGTCTAATTGGAAAATAAAACCCCGTGGTTTCTGGCTATGATGTTAACTTTGGCTGCCTATTCATATCATGATTTACCATAAAATTTGATAAGACGTTTAGGCTTCCTTCTAAAACCAGTGATAGAAAGAAAGACGTCGAACAATATTTGTTCTAACCATCCCAAATAGCACGGAGTAAGAAGAAAGCGCTTCGCATAATCCCCACTATTCGCTAACGTTTTTTTCGTACCAGCGGTAATATGGTGGCGGTCCGGCTTCCCTTTTGAGATGTCCTCTCCACTCCAGCAATTTGTTTTTCAACCTCGAGGCAGCACCGAAAGACCGGTGGCGACACCGCCTTGAAATTCCTGCATTGGCCACGTATGGAGTcagattttgacggcgtctgctaGGGTCTACTTGATTTTTCATCGTTAAAGATGGACTACATGATAGTCTAAAAGGAGCCAAAGACTCAGTTGACTAAGAAGTTTGGAGAACATTTACTGCACCACAACGACCCGCAAGAATACCTTGAAATTTGTGACGTCGCCCTGGCGCACCGCCGCACAAATTCTTTCGCGAAATGAGAAACATTTTTTTGAAGTTTTGCTTTCATTATCTCTTCAAGTAATCAACCGAATACCGCGAAATTAACAATATAGCATTGAAGGAATGTTTGATCATTTTGCACTAAATCGGTGTTCCTCTTTGTAGGAACGTGACCCTGTAACGACGGCACGTATTGGGTTGCAAGCAAAAGACaggacaaagttttttttttcaattttgttctTTAATGGCTGAATGCAACTCGTCAAGCAGTGAAGTAAAGGTTGAAAAGCCTGTTAGCAAACTGCGAATGGTAGATAGGCCTACAAGTAAAGTGAGCGTTGCCGAAAGATGATGGCATTCGTACGGGGAAAGCTCTGCTAACGTCATAGTGACGAACCCAATAACTCTCTGGCCACATTTGGTCGCCGCGTCGTTGGCAACAATGAACTTCCCGGTCCATTTGAACGCACAACCAGCCGCTAATTGCTCGGTGACCGTAATTAGCGTGGAGACTGACCGTCACGTGGGGTCATATGCCTTGGAAGACTCTTTCGAGACCACAGCAGGAAGACGATGGGATGTGAGCAGGACTGCCCGTTCTTGTGGCCttgaagtgattttttttttccttcttgtgaCTGAACTTTCACTCGTTCATTACGCGATTCCAAGCTGAATAGAGAGGGAATGGTCACTATATAGTCGCCGCAAAATGAAAGTCTTCATTACCATCATGCCTACGGGCTTGACGGATCGAAGCTTCATATATGGCGGCTCGGCAGATGCGCACACACCCGACCCATATTGTAATTATGCACTGTATTCACAGGCAAAATCGGCTTTACTACCACCGCAACGAAAATGGAGATTCATAATGCGCAGCGTAATGAGATGATAGGTCTGAGaactttcgtaaaatcaatgatGACGCCTGCGTGTCTTTTGGCACTTTCATGCACCTTTTTTGGCGCGGTCACAGTAAAACAAATGTCGCAGCGTATTTGGACTACACACTATTCGGTTCCAGCCCTTGCAACCAAAGTAAACAAATAAACATAAGAAATGATTCTACGTCACATGCGCTGCACGCTGCAAAAAATGGCAACGAGTATTACATAACAGCAACGGGCAACGCTAACAGGAGTACACGCCCCGAAATGGGCTCGGCTGCGAATATGTGAAGCCCGATGTTCTCTACGCATAGGAAAGCTCAAATGAGCGAAAGTACCGAGAATGCCTCGTGCGATCTACCGGCACCGGAAACGTAACCTGCCCATATAGGATTACTGTTTACGGAATACCGAAAGGGCGGATACATAGACGGACGGCAGCCACACTGTTGGCGACACCTTGTAACATGTTATTCAACCGCAGCGCATGAAAGATGCTTCATGTGCCATGAGTGTCGTCCCTGAAATGAAAATACATTTGGTACTTGTCGCTTTTACGCGATAAACTAAGTATAACACGAGTTTTGTGCACAGAATCTGAGATCAGGCAGCACGCGCGGTCTAAATCAACGCGCGCCATCGGATCTTGGAGCCATGTTCTGTGTGTTCTACTCAAACTCAGCGTCACCACATGGCGCCACCAGCGCTGCTGCTCCCCGTTTGCGTCTCCGGTATTCCTTTATTCCGCAAATGGTAATACGTATGCGGAGAGGCTAAAAATTCCTTGTCTGGTTACGTCGGGAGACGGCGAACAATCGTGGAAGCGACTAGTTTGCACACGCTTGGTACACCGATTAAAGTTCGCGCCATGCATCCCCGAAATGGCGGTTTGATCAATTCAGGTTACAGTATTCTGAATGTAGTTGAGGCTGGATTATCTTCCCTGCGCTAAAGTAACGAACGCCGTGCGCGATTCCTATTCCAAAAAAGGAGCAACCTTGCATATCTCGATGCTGGAGCAGGCAGTATTAGGCGGGAAGAGCTCCCACTAACCTGCTTCAGCACGGCACAACCGTCAAAGAGGGTTTGATGGCGAAGGCGAAGAAAGGTCTGCCGTCGCCTCCTAGGAGGTATATCACATTTGGAGAAAGTCCGGTCTATTTACAACGGATGCTTTAGCGCTGGTTAACACGGTCACGCAAAAGCCCATAGCACTGCCAATCTACTACGCAAATACTCACTACAAGGAAGTAAATAGCATTGTAGATGCCTATATACCTCCTGTTCCGGCAGTGCTGCTGCTTATGGGAATTAACGCTGCGGATCAACATTCTCGACGGTGAATGAGCTAACGGTCTACACAAGGACCGCCAACATCAAACCAGCTCTCCGACCGTCCGACGGCAATAGCAAAACTTCTCGAGCCAGTGGTTGCGGACACAGTATGACTGGCCCGCGAACCAGTTGCAACGGCTGATCTCCTTCAGCACCGTCACATTGTCTCCCTGCACACGCACCGTGCCCTCGAATACGGCCTCGCCCGGCGAAAGCTTGATGGTCACCCAGTAGTGACTCGTGTTCGTCGCACGCTCAGCAGGGGTCGCCTGGAGCGCCGTCACGTCCATGATTTGCAGTAGCTTGTACTCGGCGCACTTGCGCGCTGCCTGGGCCACCCATCCGTTGATCTTGGACATGAAGTGGTTCGCCAGCGTCGAGGCCAGCTCACTGGAAACGGCGGCTTCGGAGCGGGCGTTGCACGCGCACCAGTGATGCGTGATGGACGCGTCGGCGCACGTCCTCGTCTCGGGCACGTCGTGCAGCAGGCTGAGTCCGTATGTGGAGTTTGGTCGCTCGGCGTTCGGGTAGTCGAGCAGCTCGACGAGCATCGCGTGCACGTCGAAGTGAGTGGTGAGGCGGCGCTGGTTGGCGCGCAGGCTGCGCGCCGCTTCTGGGTTCTGCTCGAGGAACCACGGCGGGAAGACCACGAAGGCGAAGGGCTGGCGGTCCTCGAACTTGCCGATGTAAGTTGCCCGAACGTCGCCGAACCGCAAGCCGTGGTCGCTGAGGAAGACGAGAACGGTGTGGTTGAGCATGCCGGAAGAGTACAGAGTTTCCAGGTGCCGCCGGAAGGGCTCGTCTGCGTAGCCCGCGCTGTTCAGCGAGTCGTGCGTGATCTCGCTGATCCAGGTGTAGGAGAAGAAAGGACGCTCGGCCATCACGTCCGTGAAGCGGGCGAGGTAGTCCAGCAGCTCCTCGAACGGCATCGTGGGTCCCAAGCAGCGGACACGCTGCCAGTCTTGGGTTTTCTTTGGCGAGTCATCCATGGCCATGATGGCGTGTCGCAGGTAGTAGTCGGCCGGTGCGCGCCGGAAGCCCTGGCTGAAGTAGTTGAAGAGGCCGTAGAACGGCGACTCCTCGAGAAACATGGTCCGGTAACCCCGTTCGCCATACAGCTGCCAAATGAACCGGCCACTCAGGTCGTCGTAGAACCCATCTGGAGCGGCCTTGGTCGCCTCGTGGTCCTTGAGGCCCATGATCAGGGGAACTTGGTTCGGATACGAGTTGTCCCCGAGCTTGTTGTATCCGTAGAGCTCGAAAGCACCCAGCTTTTCGCGAACGAACTTTGCGGTTTCCGGCAGGTGTCTGTCCAAGTTTAAGTACGAAACCGAGTCGAGACCGAGGACTAGAACGCTCAGGTTGTGCGGCGTTCCGGCAGACGCCGTGCGACAGCGTTCCTCGACATTGCCTTTGATCACCGGGTTGAGGAGAAACTGGTCGTGAAACGACTGCTCCGGAGACTGCTTCGTGGCGCATTCGACGAAGAGAAACTCCTTCCTCAACGGTTCGTCAAACAGGAGTCGCTCTCTGGAACTATACAAGTACTTCTCGTCGGGTTTCTTCAAAGATTCATTTCGGTAGATTTCTTTGTAGAAGCACACGAGGTCCTTTGGAAGCACGCCATGTTCTTTGAGATTTTCTTCAATGATGGCCGGAAATCCATCCCTGCAAAGGAACGCGAGATATGTTGGTAGCGCCAAACTACACATTTCCACGTTGCGCACTGAGAACTGATTTgcaaagaagcaaagcaaatGGGAACGCCACAACGCTGACTAGTGACAAACATGCTCGCTAAAACCTGGTTCACTTAGAGCGATCATCGGATATGGCTATATAAAATGAGTCGGAAGCGTTTTTACTTCACGCCCTAGCTCCTGCACGTCGCGACGTAACGTAACGCGACGTGGCCGAGTAAGTATGCTTCTGATCTAACCAACGATCACAAATTTCAAACCGAGCCCTCTTGTCACTACGCCACGGCCGCTTTGCCCAAGCGAATGAATATTACTTGCTCGCTTAAATAGCCTTCCCACATGGAAAAACGTCGATAATTAGAAAATTGATACCGTCGTAAAATAATCGTTTGCGTGATTCTGTAAAGCGAATCCTGTGTCTGGGTATAGCGAAGAATCTTGGTACAAACCTTTGACTCCTCTAAAAAAAGTAAAGAAGTTTAATGAAAGCAGCAGCCAGTGTTTGTTCGAAAGGAGAGTAGTTGCACTTAGGGTAGTTGGTTCAGAATTTTCAGGTCACCGGCCACGCTGCTTGTAGGCCATCGACACAGCCGTGTTGATTGTGTACAAACAACTGTGTTGATTGTATGCAAACTAACACTCCTAGCTTTTCTTAGCAAAAAAAGTTTGAAGGGATGTCGAATGTGTCTTGGCTCTTTAAAACTTTCACACCCAGGATTTTCCATTCTTTAGGTGCCAAGCACTTGCTTGTTTGTGGTTGTTTTCGTGCAGAGTgcagttacagaaaaaaaaaacatgacaggTAATGGTGAGGGCAAAAGCCCATTTAATCACACTATAAAAATATAAATCATGTCTTTAACGTCCCGACGCTATGCAACGGGCTATGAACGGCGCCGCGGTGGGTGGGCTTCAGAATAATTTTTAACACGAGTGATTCTTTAATTAGCACTCAAAACGGATGCGTGCAAACGTCCTTACATTCCGCCCCCATTGTGGAATGCAGCCCCTACCGTCGGGAGCCGAGCCCAGGCCCTTGATTTCATTGATACGTTAGAAGACACCTGGCAAAGATAGTTGTTGCCCGAAGAAACATCAAAAAGTGAAGTACTCAGGTTTCATGTGCGTCTTTCTAAAAGCGAAGCTCCCACTTTCTCGAGTTCGCCGCCACAAGACCAAAATCCAGGTGTGCGGGTTAACACAATCGGCAGCTTGCTTGACATCATATCTCAAgtggttttagagcgcagctctttggcgtccgtttctgggtttcgcgtcgtcgtcggcgttgtcgtcggcctcgtaaccagctccgcccccctttcatccccccagcgctagcagcgaccgactgataccgctggatgccgctgacgccgctagagagtcaagataacgtgactgcatagaacaccgtcgccgccatgcagaaagaggaggaaagggtcccccccccctgttcttgtgtggcggatagggtgctcttcagttgccgacgcgccggttatttcacgtaggccccggcacgtcgacgaatacgtgaccaccttcccacggctagacctggttcttagcgctgcggaagcgagggtatcatattgtttgtgtcggcatcggcggcgttgtccctgaaaccaactccgcagctggggttgactcactatcggcgtctcggcatcagtcagtcgctgctatctcttccctcctccctttatcgtgttgtccgcttgctgcgcgcgcttctgcccccatcgtttgccgctgggtgtacacgccgcccccctcccccctcttcctgcgagtctccggttgtcaaagcgccggctcgaacttaattcctttcttcgctcctcctccaatgcaacccctgtgcggtggcaatcagagagccagatcggtggcggcggatctgtatatgtgcaccgcccgagccgaaattgccgctgccgttcgccctgtgcggtggcaatcagagagccagatcggtggcggcttgacataaagacaaacagcaatttcctaacacttatgcgggagatcatcccgttcctctcgctcgtaacgcgtcccacggctgtgacaacctcgcgaggcacttgtatagatctcgtctttgagaatcaagcattggtgtaccaagtcgaacatatatcagtctatttctccgaccacaaagcttccttcatgactgtcaagaactgttagtggagtctttgttaaaggaatacgtgtgaaaaaaaaaaaaattctgtgatagcgcatacatgtgttgctcgatttctttgcctcaatctatcgaaaaggtgaaacagcttatttgctgcgctcaaatttcgcattaggaagtaacgtaatcgtcggtaattttttattctATATGTAACAGAATAATTAGTAATCCCTTGTAGCAACTAGCACAATTCAGATCGCTGACCTGAattactcgaagcggcgggcaTTATTTGCGCAAGCAAACGAGGTCCATAGCGTCTAATTAACAGAATTGCACTGATCAACTTTCTAAGGTAGTTATTTTCGGGCACGTATTGCAATTACGTCCTTTTGTTCATTAAAGGACAAATTTAGTTAGAACGCCACAGCATTTCGTCGCAAATACTGGAACGCAAATCTCGATGTTGGGGTCGCCCTCAGAATTCGTTCAAAATGAATATGCCGACACGACAAGGAATTTTGGACATCGCCCCTTCGGCCATTTGCCGAGCTTCACCGCAGTGCGCCACAGTAACTCgcgcagcataaaaaaaaatgaaatttcaaAGATCGGTCATATTTAAACAACTTTCACTTGTACAGTGTCGAGAAGGTTCTCCATTCCAATGAAATAAGCATTTACGCAGTGGGATTGATAAGCGGGCCAATCGGAACCTATCCATTCTTGGGCTGCGCACGCACAAACggaacacgagaaagaagacaggacataataataataatatttggggttttacgtgccaaaaccactctctgattatgaggcacgccgtagtggaggactccggaaattttgaccacctggggttctttaacgtgcacctaaatctaagcacacgggtgttttcgcatttcacccccatcgaaatgcggccgccgtggccgggattcgatcccgcgacctcgtgctcagcagcctaacaccatatccactgagcaaccacggcgggtaagacaGGACAAACGCTGGACCTTGCGGCACTTTACAAGCATTCACACTTTACTAGCCCTTTTAAGCATTTATGGCACTCAGTCGTAACACGTATATAATCTTCTTGGTTGTAACTTCCCTGCTGCGTTATAGGAGTGTTATGGTCCCGACCAAAACACTGATGGTGCACTGCCGCGAAGTTTGACAGATAGCCGAAGGTGGCAATTTTCAACTTTCCTTGGGTGTATAAATTGCTGAATGTGCCCTAAATCAACTCGTTAGAAAAGtgtaattttgttaattagtttattatgcatttcgatttgtCATGCAAGCACTGTTCGCCTCTTCGAGCGATTCAGCTGAACGAGCacaattgtgctatttgccacaggcagtTGTCAAAGTTATACTGAAATAAAACACCCTAAGTACAAGACGTCGACTGATGTGCCTTACTTGAGCTTGTCCTCGACAAGGTCCGCTGCAGCCGTAGAAGGGAACGAACCAGAGACTATTAAGAGATAGAAACAAAGCAAAAGTGGTAGAGGAAGATGGCAAAGCAGTGAGAGACACCAAAGGAGCAGAAAGGAACGGATACGAGTCAAGTGACAAACATAAACAGCGAGAAGGATAACAAACAGGATAACAAACAAAGAGATAGCATAACAAACAAGAAAAGGATAACAGAGAAAGACAGAAGGAAGCCggcatacctttttttttttttggtcggcaGTAGATGGTGTGCTCCAAAGAGATAGAATAACAAAGAATGAAAGGATAACAAAGAAAGACGAAAGGAAGCAGGTGTACCTTTCTTTATGTTGCCAATAGATGGTGCGCTCCAGCTGGGAGCCAACTGGCGTCCTCTGGCGAATTGTCCCGTCAGAAGGAAACACTCTGAGAGCGAAGGGAGCGCTGGCCGTTTCTTTAATAGCGGGAGTATAACTGCGTGTCCCACATGTATGTGTCTCGAAAATTCGATAGACCGGTTTCACGACGAGTTTGGCTAGGCCACCGTTGTCGCAAAGCATGCCGGGAGTCTTAGCAGGTTGTAGGGCCACTGTGGTAAACAACGGGCGGTGTTTGCACCATGAAAACAGAAGCCCGGGGAAGTGAGAATAAAGAGATTCTACAGTAGGAGTGTAGTTGAAGATACGCGCCCCACCAACTTCCTCCCCAAAATTCAATGGAAAGATTGCCCAATGGCAAAGCACTCGGTTTACCCCTCAATGTTGATCTCAAGTACAGTGCCCATAAAGTGACACTAAAGAGCAACGCTAAATCAATTTGGACTGGCAAAGTGTCCTTCACAACACTACTGGCAGGCACATAATGAAGAAGGTAGGTAATTACTGGAGAAAATGAAAGCTGAACTTCTCTCGCTTGAACTTTGCGCCAAGGCTATCACGCCcgcacgtcagtgtgacgtcacggagagcCAGGAAAAGTTCTCGATACTCACTAGGTTGAGTATGTGTTTCTTCCAGAATGCAACACGGGGGTAGTTCTATGTCAATAAGCAATTAACTAGATCCGAGCAGGCGCcaaaatttatgacgtcacgACGTGAACTGCAGAGTGGGGTCGCCACTCGcctacttgttttttttttttctcgcgtcttTTATATGGTTGTTATACCGGACTCCTCCTACTGTAAGAGTGACCATTTTACTATTGCAGAAGCGTAATTTAGCACTACAGTTTACCGATTCACTGTATTCGACGACAACCTAAGAACGCAGTAGAATATATCCCACGGTCCATTCTAAGTTGATTTGTGTAGATGTGCCCGCCACTTACGTTTGCTAGCTTCCATGACGTTATGAGGTAGGTAAATTTCTTTCAATATCGCTGTCTCCCGGGAACTATATTTCGGGCTACAGATGCACAGAGGGTAGTCACAGTGCGGCTTTGTAGGTGGAGCTCGTATTGAATTTAAGTTCTCACCGGAGAATTAAAAACAAGAAGCTTGACTTGCGACAGAAGAGAAATCACACACCGCTGACAGGGTCGCGCGTGTTCTCTTCAATATTTCTATTTAGCGTCTCTTTATACCGTAGTGTATGGGACAAACGGCCACTTCCGCAAGAGTATTTGCCAGCGCTCGCTTCGTTCACAGGATGGGCCGGCAGGGATGGCACAGAAGGCTGAGGTCAAAGGATGGTGAGAAAAACGCACCTGACGGTGATGAAGTTCGGTCTCCCGTAGCACCGGCGCGTCTCCGAGCGGCGCCGGAAGTACGGCCTGACGGAGGGGTCGAACGCGTCGAACTGGGGTAGCGTGCAGCCCGCGGTTCGAATGCGGTGTCCCACCGGCGTGGCCCGCTCCCAGGCGCCGGCGGCGGAGTCCGAGCCCTCCGCGGACGAGGAGGACAAGGCCGCAGACCGCGGCGTCCACAGATAGTGGCCC is a window from the Dermacentor variabilis isolate Ectoservices chromosome 3, ASM5094787v1, whole genome shotgun sequence genome containing:
- the LOC142575371 gene encoding uncharacterized protein LOC142575371; translation: MSPSWLPRFRPLFLLVTALNVLLLYSVGHYLWTPRSAALSSSSAEGSDSAAGAWERATPVGHRIRTAGCTLPQFDAFDPSVRPYFRRRSETRRCYGRPNFITVRDGFPAIIEENLKEHGVLPKDLVCFYKEIYRNESLKKPDEKYLYSSRERLLFDEPLRKEFLFVECATKQSPEQSFHDQFLLNPVIKGNVEERCRTASAGTPHNLSVLVLGLDSVSYLNLDRHLPETAKFVREKLGAFELYGYNKLGDNSYPNQVPLIMGLKDHEATKAAPDGFYDDLSGRFIWQLYGERGYRTMFLEESPFYGLFNYFSQGFRRAPADYYLRHAIMAMDDSPKKTQDWQRVRCLGPTMPFEELLDYLARFTDVMAERPFFSYTWISEITHDSLNSAGYADEPFRRHLETLYSSGMLNHTVLVFLSDHGLRFGDVRATYIGKFEDRQPFAFVVFPPWFLEQNPEAARSLRANQRRLTTHFDVHAMLVELLDYPNAERPNSTYGLSLLHDVPETRTCADASITHHWCACNARSEAAVSSELASTLANHFMSKINGWVAQAARKCAEYKLLQIMDVTALQATPAERATNTSHYWVTIKLSPGEAVFEGTVRVQGDNVTVLKEISRCNWFAGQSYCVRNHWLEKFCYCRRTVGELV